Proteins encoded together in one Impatiens glandulifera chromosome 1, dImpGla2.1, whole genome shotgun sequence window:
- the LOC124919162 gene encoding PLASMODESMATA CALLOSE-BINDING PROTEIN 3-like produces MVFRAIQASSIFFLLFLSLDPSTAQKLPPEAIMKDEMMDYQENSNGISSPSISSTKLDNIPIIIPSPPMTTTPIITQESPPPPAPPTTTTQPTIPAASGGTWCVANPSASETALQVALDYACGYGGADCSALQQGSSCYNPNTVRDHASYAFNAYYQKSPLPTSCVFGGTATLSSTDPSSGGCHFASTHSTTSTPPPYTIPTPTMIPPPTPTIPTPSTTSPDGPYPPYPPYGTAPEPTDSPSSANSIRYNILQIFTITCLSLSAAYYI; encoded by the exons ATGGTTTTCAGAGCAATTCAGGCTTCTTCCATATTCTTCCTCTTGTTTCTATCTTTAG ATCCAAGCACTGCACAAAAGCTTCCACCTGAAGCAATAATGAAAGATGAAATGATGGATTATCAAGAAAATAGCAATGGGATTTCCTCACCTTCAATATCTTCCACTAAACTGGATAATATCCCCATCATCATCCCAAGTCCTCCTATGACGACAACACCAATAATAACGCAGGAAAGTCCACCACCACCAGCACCACCAACTACCACCACTCAACCAACAATCCCTGCAGCATCGGGTGGGACCTGGTGCGTGGCGAACCCATCTGCATCAGAAACTGCTCTTCAAGTGGCTCTTGACTATGCTTGCGGATATGGAGGTGCAGATTGTTCAGCTCTTCAACAAGGTTCTAGTTGCTATAACCCAAATACAGTTCGTGATCATGCTTCCTATGCATTCAATGCATACTACCAGAAGAGTCCCCTTCCTACAAGTTGTGTCTTTGGTGGCACTGCAACTCTCTCCTCCACCGACCCGA GTTCTGGAGGTTGTCATTTTGCATCTACCCATTCAACAACGTCTACACCCCCACCATACACGATACCCACACCAACAATGATACCCCCACCAACACCAACCATACCAACACCAAG CACGACTTCACCAGACGGTCCTTATCCACCTTATCCACCGTATGGTACTGCGCCAGAACCAACCGATAGCCCAAGCTCAGCAAATTCCATACGATATAACATTCTACAGATCTTCACCATAACTTGCCTCTCACTTTCTGCTGCATATTATATCTAA